TGAGTTTTAATAGTCCTATGTTCACTCAgtgcgtgtttgtttgtgacatatttttgtgtatatttttgtGCTCCGACCCTGTGGCCGGCACTCTTAAGGGTTAATCtgaaagtgtttaaaatagTCTGAATTTGTGCTCCTGCTCTTCTTGTTTGCTTCAGTGTCGCTCATGGAAGCGAATTATCTCACTTTCAGTCACGTCACATCAAAGCCAGGTCATCCCCTCTCGCTGGATtagctcctgtgaggatttgTTTGGGCTCGGTCTCGCTGCccttttcactttctctctcccccagCCCCAAACCACCACCACGATTAGCCTCTCAACGCTGCAAAGCATTGTTAGCACGGGTTTACCTCTGTATCGTCCAACTTTTGGATGAGGTAGTTGAGTCTTATCACTCTGCCCTCCCTCGTTTGGCAGTCAGCGGTTTTCTTTGTAAGCCACAGACGGTCTGCCGCGATGCTAAGCTCATTGGAATTCATCCTTTATAGAGACGCTTCCCTTCTGTCACAATGGGAATCGATCCATATGGAGGAGACTATCACTCAACTTTAATGGTTAAAATACTACACATACTGAAAACCCAGCTGCTCAGGTTCTGGTTTACCTCATGCATTACCTCAAAacctttaaagtttgtttctgGGACTTCACGGTCTGGAGATTTGAGTGGCACGTCTTTACTGTCCTGCATGTAGCCAGGTTTATTTGGCCAAGTGGGTGTTATTAGATGTAATAAATGTCTCTTATCATGCATGTCTTGTAAGCTGCTtgtggatgctttgaatttcccttggGAGTATTCACTTGTACTCATATTTATTAGtcttaaaatggtttaaaaaaatgccaACTCCAGCAGGAAACACAGAAGACTCTGCATAAGTCAAAAGAGCATCTGAAGTCTCCAAACCAGAGCAGACAAGACGCCACATTTGAAGGAGCCTTGACTAAATTTGCCTCTAATCAGCCGACTTTGCAACCCTGAATTTGTCCCtgcatttttattcaaattgGTCAGGAGTCTTCCTACTCCCCCCACCAAACTGTTGCTCTCCCAGAGTTCCTCCTCCCCGTCCTGCTTCTTTGTCATGCAAATATCTGCATCAGCAATGAATCTACTCGAGGTGTTTACGCCTCACATTATCTTGTTTCTCTATCGGTAAAACCTCCGGCCTTCTCCACTGATTTCTCTTCTTGTTATATCACAttaagcagtttgttttgtttactgttACACGTTGTCATATTTTCCCTTCAGCACACACACCCATGGTTCAACATGTCCCTCTTTGgactgttctgtgtgtgtgtgtgtttgcatttctcTGGTgagcatcaaaacaaacaagctgcaTCAGTTCAACCAGTTTGTCCTGTTTCTTCCTGTCTTATGATTTAGTAAAGACTGGATGTGGAAgatgcagacaaacacacgtTTAGTTCCTGCTTTTCTTCTGATGTTGTCTCGCTAACTGTCATGATCAGATGTTTAGTGAAGTTGTTGTGAAATATGGAGTCAGCATTCAGGTGATTGATCAACATGTTGTTGAAGACGGCTTTCTAAAATGTGAGGAAAGGTTGGACGTCATGCCACCATTTAACTCTGCTGGATTAAAATGAAACCCCAAACCATTAAACTAACCTTCTGCATTCTATGATTTCAAGCTCCTCTTAATCTTGGTCATTATGCAGAGCCTGTAATTGGACCGTAGTCGCTCCTTTGACTGTTTTACAGGCGATTAAAGACCTGTAGGTGAAATATCCAGCTACTAAAAGAGGCTTTGAATTATCCATTTTAGTTGTTAAtaaatgtaagtgtgtgtttcgGCTCACAGTCAGTAGAGTGTGTGCAGATAGACTAGAGGCCATCAGAATGACACAATCACGGGTGGATATTAATTCATCACGGAGCTGAAACCATGCGGACGTGTTTCCTGAATCTGCACAAAGAGCACGCCTCAGCCTGACCGCTGTctgatgattcttttttttcccccctgcagGAGACCTATGACACCATCCCAGGTCAGAACAAGATCACATTCCTGCTGCAGGCCATCAGAGATgcatctgctgcagaggaggtttgtacagaaacactcacagatCTGTGACATGACGTGTTACGCTCTCGACTTCTGGAACACATGAATCCCCTTTATGTCTCTGTATACCAGTTAAACCGATACCTAGGAGCCAATTAGAGACgagaacctttaaaaaatatattgtttgtCCAGGAAAGCCATCCAAAGGTCTTGTTATGCCACTTCCTGTCTGTATTACTGCCATCTATCTGCTCAAAAAGGTGTGACACTGACAGCATTTAAAGAATGTGGTCCACCCCCCCTCTCAGCACTGGTTATGAGTCACAGTTTTGGCATTTGGGCCGTTCTGTTTACTCCTCTTCCAGCAGCTGCTTCGGCCCCAAtgcttccttttctttaccTCCAGGCAGATATTTTTAGAGCGCTGAAACGGGAGCAGGCGGAGACGAGCGCGCTCCACCAAGAGTGAACCTGCCTCTCTGAGATGCTGCAAGTTTTATCActgcagctttgttttgttttcaagtcTTTTGCTCCACTTTTATCTTTTAGTCCTGCGTTTAGAGACCCTGAAAAAAGACTCCTGGGAGTTCAGCCGACCTggttttcagtttttacaaaATTCAGGCTTTAGTGcgttttttattaaatatggAGGCTTTGAAACAACGGTGCATACAGACCTCTGCCTGCTGATTGGTTGTCCTCTGCCCTGTCATCGTTTTGCAGGACAACACTTTGACTCTTTACTTAAATCAAACACTTCTGATATAGTTAATGAGCTATGTTGCCCCGCTGTTCCTGTAGTCTCAGAaggctgttttatgttttgCGTTACCTTTTGGCTCCGTCAGGTCAAACAGATGGCGGCGGTGCTGCTGCGGCGGTTGCTGTCGTCGTCCTTCGAGGAGATCTACCCGGGCCTGACGGTAGAGATGCAGACGGCCATCAAGACAGAGCTGCTGACCAGCATCCAGCAGGAGAGCTCGCTCAACATCCGCAAGAAGGTGTGCGACATCGCCGCCGAGCTCTGTCGCAACCTCATCGGTAAGATCTCGGCTGTGGGGAATACCAAGCAAACAtaaactgtgttgttttttttgtttatgtctgCTGTGAGAGGTCTAATGACTGATCGTGATGCTTTCTGTTCAGATGACGATGGTAATAACCAGTGGCCTGAGTTGTTGAAGTTCCTGTTTGACTCGGTAAACTCAGAAAAGGTCGGCCTGCGAGAAGCTGCCCTGCACATATTCTGGTAACCTCCTTGTTCACATCTACTCATATTGAACTGAAGGGAAAGGACTGCTGTGTTCAGACTGAAACATGTTTGCGTCTTTGCTCGTTTCAGGAACTTTCCAGGAATCTTTGGTAACCAGCAGCAGCATTACATGGACGTCATCAAGCGCATGTTGGTTCAGTGCATGCAGGACCAGGAGAACCCACAGGTACCGTCAAACCTGCAGCGATTTGAGCACATGACTTCCTGATTTATGACCGTGCACTGAACTCATTTGAATTCATCCTTCAGATCCGTACTCTGGCTGCTCGGGCCGCCGGCTCCTTTGTTCTGGCAAACGAAAGCAACACAGCTCTGCTGAAGCATTTTGCAGACCTCCTCCCAGGAGTCCTGCAGGTGAGTCATGAAGCAAAGTCCGGTTTTATGCTTTTTATCATCTCTATAAACAGATTCTGTTGTAGGCCATGGACATGATTTAGGGTTTCTTCTTAAACTATATTGTCCGTCTTGTTTCTCACACTGGCTGTTTACTTGCTTTGCTTTCTGAGTAAATCCACCTTGATGTAAACCTGCAGGCGCTTGAACACTATTCTGTTTTTATAGAGctctataaacagatatctgagTTATTGAAATGTCCACAGAGCTGttgcatgtgtctgtgtaaaTAACATGTAGAAAGTGAACAAGGAAACTGGTATGCAGATGGAGGGCGGgacttcaaagtaaaagcagagTGTTTGCCTTCAGTGTTAGATGCTGTTTGCTTCcaggttgtttttattaatcGTCTCTCTTCAGTGCAAACAGAAGAACTTAAAGCTTTTCCTCCCTTCAGATATTTACTTAATCCTTTCTTTTAACCAATGGACAcaaacagagttttttttttctcaccctgTGTCTGTGGTGAATGTAGAATAAGCAGCTTGACACTGAGcagataaatgtttgtttttttgcgaCACTGACCTGAGCTCCTGTTGTTCTGAACCAGGCGGTGAACGAGTCGTGTTACCAGGGCGACGACTCAGTGCTCAAGTCTTTGGTGGAAATCGCCGACACAGCTCCCAAATACCTGCGACCCAATCTGGAGCCCACGCTGCAGCTCTGTCTCAAGGTGAGcgagagagaaacacaacatttgtAGATgcattgaatgtgtttttataacacACATAATCGTGTCTCCTCAGCTGTGTGCAGACACAAACCTGACCAACATGCAGAGACAGCTCGCTCTGGAGGTCGTCGTCACTTTATCTGAaacagcagccgccatgttgagGAAACACACGGCCATCGTGGCTCAGAGCGGTGAGGATCTGCTCCATCTTTAATTCACTGCACGTGTCCACCATGAGTAGTTTAGTAGAAAAGTTGAGACGGCTGGTTGATACGTGTGTGTGTCGTTGCTTCAGTGCCTCAGATGCTGGCGATGATGGTCGACCTGGAGGATGACGACGAGTGGGCGATGGCCGACGAGCTCGAGGATGACGACTTTGACAGGTATGAAACAAACACCTGCGCCACTGCAGGAGTGAAATCCTCCTCTACCTTAACCTCACTACAAGAAAAATACTATCTGAGGAGGAAGCTAGGCAGGAAACTAAGGGATCAGCATTTTTCTGTTGCTTGAAAATATTAGAACAAAGTCAAAGTGGTTTCAAACTGAGgggtaaaaacagttcaaacaaaGTGATGTGTGTTGAATGATGTGTGTTGTCACTCGCAGTAACGCCGTGGCCGGGGAGAGTGCTCTGGACAGAATCGCCTGTGGTCTGGGAGGAAAAATCATCCTGCCGATGATCAAACAGCACATTATGACCATGCTGCAGAACCGTGAGTAACCatcttttaatgcttttattttgaaactaaTTTAAAGTTGATGTtaatgctgtttgtgtgtttgtagctgACTGGAAGTACCGTCATGCCGGGCTGATGGCGCTCTCTGCCATCGGTGAGGGCTGCCACCAGCAGATGGAGGCCATTCTGCAGGAGATCGTCAGCTtcgtcctcctcttctgctCCGATCCTGTGAGAAACGACACTTTCACACATTCTTCATACCTTCATTACACTTTCCGTCTCTCTACTGCGGGTATAAAACTGActgtccttttctctcctcagcaCCCGAGGGTCCGATACGCTGCCTGCAACGCCATCGGACAGATGGCCACGGACTTCGCCCCCACCTTCCAGAAGAAGTTCCACGATAAGGTGAATGAAGGGACACTTCAAGGTCATGCAGCCACCAGACAGAGGAGACGTCTTTAGACCAATTTGTCACGcgtgttttcagtttttagttTGACCGTCTTCTTCTCTGGCAGGTGATCTCCGCTCTGCTTCAGACCATGGAGGACCAGAGTAACCCTCGGGTTCAGGCTCACGCTGCAGCCGCCCTCATCAACTTCACAGAGGACTGTCCCAAAACTCTGCTCATCCCGTATCTGGACAGCCTGGTGCAGCACCTCCACGTCATCATGGTGGCCAAGCTGCAGGAGGTAAGAGAGGACCGATCAGCACCATCACAGCCTCCTGCTAACATTTTAAACTGCAGGATTCTTAACGGAGTCCTCTTcactcccctcagctgatcCAGAAAGGAACCAAACTGGTGCTGGAGCAGGTGGTGACGTCCATCGCCTCGGTGGCCGACACGGCGGAGGAGAAATTTGTGCCATATTACGACCTGTTCATGCCGTCGCTCAAACACATTGTGGAGAACGCCGTGCAGAAAGAGCTGCGGCTGCTCCGAGGGAAAACCATCGAGTGCATCAGTCTGATCGGACTCGCTGTCGGCAAGGAGAAGGTAAAGGGTTAAATCAGAGTAACGGGATGTTTTCTACACCAATATTTTAATAATGCAGGGATGATATTTTATCTTAAAGTCTATTCAAATCTAACAGTGAGGCTTTCTCTGCCtgtcaggcttcaaacattgaCCTTTTCTTCTCTTGGTCTTGTTTCAGTTCATGCCAGACGCCTCGGCCGTCATGCAGCTGCTCCTCAAAACTCAGACGGACTTCAACGACCTGGAGGACGACGATCCTCAGGTCAGAACACTTTGAGATCTGATTTGTCCGactttgtttgatgtttttgtaccTGGTCCTGATGTTCCTGTCTCTGTGGGTGTGTCGTTTAGATCTCGTACATGATCTCGGCCTGGGCCAGGATGTGTAAGATCCTGGGGAAAGAGTTCCAGCAGTACCTTCCCGTGGTGATGGGCCCGCTGATGAAGACAGCGTCCATCAAGCCTGAGGTGGCGCTGCTCGACAGTAAGTACACTCCAGCGGTGAAATAGTGATTCACATTGATTTAAAGATGCAGTATAACTCCCTGTTCATAAATATAGTCCCATAACTGAATTAAGCTCCTCCTCGTTAATAAAATCCCGTTGCCTCATTACTTAAATGCATCAAAATTAATACATCCAACATGTATTCACACATCagtcttgatttatttttgtgcgtTGCTCTTTCAAACCCCAAATAAGTTCTTCCTCAGTTGTTTGGCATGCATGAAGTCAAGCTGATACACTtgcagcgccctctgctggattaCAAAGCAAACTGACGTGTGGAGATGCTATGAAGTGAGAGAGCCACACCTTacttatgtatgtgtgtgttgtagctCAGGACATGGAGAACATCTCGGAGGACGACGGCTGGGAGTTTGTGAACCTCGGAGACCAGCAGAGTTTTGGGATAAAGACAGCCGGCCTGGAGGAGAAGGCCACCGCCTGCCAGATGCTGGTGAGTGACCCAGAGCAGCAGGGGACATGAACACATACATGTCCTGAGGTAGATCTGTTTATCTATATATCTGGCTGTCAGTGAGAGgatctgtgttgttttgcagGTGTGCTATGCCAAAGAGCTAAAGGAAGGTTTTGTGGAGTACACAGAGCAGGTGGTGAAGCTCATGGTTCCTCTGCTCAAGTTCTACTTCCATGATGATATCCTTTTGTGCTCTTCGAGGTCGTTTTAACTTTGTCTTTAAACTATTCCATTAAACATCAAAACATGTCACACAAGAtgaaaagagtttaaaaagcTTGTAGAAGTTAGGTCAGGGTAAGAATGTGAAATTCAGAGATGATAGGACGAAGAGCTTCCTTGACTTCACTCACGTGTTCGGGTGGCGGCCGCTGAGTCCATGCCTCTGCTGCTGGAGTGCGCGCGCGTCCGAGGGCCGGACTACCTGACCCAGATGTGGCACTTCATGTGCGACGCTCTCATCAAGGCCATCGGCACCGAGCCAGACTCTGACGTCCTCTCTGAGATCATGCACTCCTTCGCTAAGGTAAAATGAATTCTTCACGTCCTCACAGAAGTCGATTCCTTCTCTCAGTCAGACTTTGACGTCGTCGTCGTTGTTGTTTCTGCTTCAGTGCATCGAGCTGATGGGAGACGGCTGCCTGAACAACGAGCACTTTGAGGAGCTGGGCGGCATCTTGAAGGGAAAACTGGAGGAGCATTTTAAGAACCAGGAGCTCAGACAGAGTGAGAAGAATTCATCACAACATTTCTCTGCTTTGATTCAAACATTGTTCTGTTCATTTAAGATGTAGAGTATTTCTATCTTACACTGagttgtctgtgtttcctcagcGAAGAGACAGGATGAGGATTACGACGAGCAGGTGGAGGAAACGCTACAAGACGAGGTAAACGCTGCCGCTTGTGTAGAGTCGTTTGGTAAAGACGGAGTGAAATCTTACAGATGTTCActccttgtttttgtctcctaCAGGATGAGAACGACGTCTACATCCTGACCAAAGTGTCGGATATTCTGCACTCGGTGTTCAGCAGTTACAAAGAGAAAGTGCTGCCGTGGTTtgaacagctgctgcagctcatcGTCCAGCTCATAGTGAGTACTGaagtttttattctttgttaCAGACTCACATTTGGCCACTAGATGGTGCTAAACAGTCATGTCTTAAGATACTTTTCTTTAACAGAAGTTCAGTTTTTTCCTGCCTTGAATGTTTCATCAAAGTAAAGCTGATATTTCAGATATTTCTGTGACCGTGCGGTTCATGTGCGACAGCAGCATCACTGAATGTTTTTACACTCAGTCTAACGGACTCACCTGGTGTTCAGTGTCCTAACAGGCCGTGGGCGGACAGGCAGTGGGGTCTGTGCATCTTCGACGACGTGGTGGAGCACTGCAGCCCCTCCTCCTTCAAATACGCAGAGTACTTCCTGCGGCCGATGCTGCAGTCGCTGTGTGACACGAGCCCGGAGGTCCGACAGGCCGCCGCGTACGGAGTGGGAGTCATGGCGCAGTACGGAGGAGAAAGCTACCGCCCATTCTGCACAGGTACAGTCCAGCTTCTCTCTCGTCACCTGTGACGTTTCAAGACGTTTCCGCCTTCTCGCTAACTCGACCTTTGTGCTTCAGAGGCGATCCCCATGCTGGTGCGAGTCATCCAGGCAGCCGACTCGCGCGTCAAAGAGAACGTCAACGCCACAGAGAACTGCATCTCTGCCGTCGGGAAGGTCATACGCTTCAGACCCGAGTGTGTAAACGTCAACGAGATCCTCCCACACTGGCTCAGCTG
The sequence above is drawn from the Labrus bergylta chromosome 24, fLabBer1.1, whole genome shotgun sequence genome and encodes:
- the kpnb3 gene encoding importin-5; the protein is MAEQQQFYLLLGNLMSPDNNVRKQSEETYDTIPGQNKITFLLQAIRDASAAEEVKQMAAVLLRRLLSSSFEEIYPGLTVEMQTAIKTELLTSIQQESSLNIRKKVCDIAAELCRNLIDDDGNNQWPELLKFLFDSVNSEKVGLREAALHIFWNFPGIFGNQQQHYMDVIKRMLVQCMQDQENPQIRTLAARAAGSFVLANESNTALLKHFADLLPGVLQAVNESCYQGDDSVLKSLVEIADTAPKYLRPNLEPTLQLCLKLCADTNLTNMQRQLALEVVVTLSETAAAMLRKHTAIVAQSVPQMLAMMVDLEDDDEWAMADELEDDDFDSNAVAGESALDRIACGLGGKIILPMIKQHIMTMLQNPDWKYRHAGLMALSAIGEGCHQQMEAILQEIVSFVLLFCSDPHPRVRYAACNAIGQMATDFAPTFQKKFHDKVISALLQTMEDQSNPRVQAHAAAALINFTEDCPKTLLIPYLDSLVQHLHVIMVAKLQELIQKGTKLVLEQVVTSIASVADTAEEKFVPYYDLFMPSLKHIVENAVQKELRLLRGKTIECISLIGLAVGKEKFMPDASAVMQLLLKTQTDFNDLEDDDPQISYMISAWARMCKILGKEFQQYLPVVMGPLMKTASIKPEVALLDTQDMENISEDDGWEFVNLGDQQSFGIKTAGLEEKATACQMLVCYAKELKEGFVEYTEQVVKLMVPLLKFYFHDGVRVAAAESMPLLLECARVRGPDYLTQMWHFMCDALIKAIGTEPDSDVLSEIMHSFAKCIELMGDGCLNNEHFEELGGILKGKLEEHFKNQELRQTKRQDEDYDEQVEETLQDEDENDVYILTKVSDILHSVFSSYKEKVLPWFEQLLQLIVQLICPNRPWADRQWGLCIFDDVVEHCSPSSFKYAEYFLRPMLQSLCDTSPEVRQAAAYGVGVMAQYGGESYRPFCTEAIPMLVRVIQAADSRVKENVNATENCISAVGKVIRFRPECVNVNEILPHWLSWLPLNEDKEEAVHTFDFLCDLIESNNPIVLGPDNSNLPKIFLIIADGVANESVKSEDACSKRLANVIRQVQVSGGLWTQCVSTLNETQQRAIQDLLNTA